Proteins encoded in a region of the Pigmentiphaga litoralis genome:
- a CDS encoding MetQ/NlpA family ABC transporter substrate-binding protein: MKRLHTVGFVFVLLASASGALAADPVTVRVGITSGSAQDIFKIVQQVGKKNGLDIKVVNFNDYQLPNAALAAGDIEANAFQHLPFLENQVKARGFKIASAGLTVTAPLAFYSRKFKSLDQLPDGARVGIQNDPSNGNRALQLLAAKGLIGLTPAALANNAATPRDVTSNPKKLKLVELDAAQLPRSLDDLDVAALNDDFAQQIGLNASRDGLAMEDPRGRYANLIAVRTQDLNKPWVKQLVAAYQSPEVKAYIVKTFQGSLIPAF, translated from the coding sequence ATGAAGAGGTTGCACACGGTGGGATTCGTGTTCGTTTTGCTGGCAAGCGCCTCGGGCGCCCTGGCGGCCGACCCGGTCACGGTTCGGGTGGGCATCACGTCCGGCAGCGCGCAGGATATCTTCAAGATCGTGCAGCAGGTCGGCAAGAAGAATGGGCTGGATATCAAGGTTGTGAATTTCAACGATTACCAGTTGCCCAATGCCGCGCTTGCCGCGGGCGACATTGAAGCCAATGCCTTCCAGCACTTGCCGTTCCTTGAAAATCAGGTCAAGGCGCGCGGCTTCAAGATTGCCTCGGCAGGCCTGACCGTGACCGCGCCGCTGGCCTTCTATTCCCGCAAGTTCAAGTCGTTGGATCAGTTGCCCGATGGCGCGCGCGTGGGCATCCAGAACGATCCGTCGAATGGCAACCGTGCGCTGCAGCTGTTGGCTGCCAAGGGACTGATCGGCCTGACACCCGCTGCCCTTGCCAACAACGCCGCCACACCGCGCGACGTCACGAGCAACCCCAAGAAGCTGAAGCTGGTGGAGCTGGATGCCGCGCAACTGCCACGGTCGCTGGACGACCTGGATGTCGCGGCGCTGAACGACGACTTTGCGCAGCAGATCGGCTTGAACGCGTCGCGTGATGGTCTGGCAATGGAAGATCCGCGCGGTCGCTACGCCAACCTGATCGCGGTGCGCACGCAGGACCTGAACAAGCCCTGGGTCAAGCAACTGGTGGCGGCGTATCAATCGCCCGAGGTCAAGGCGTACATCGTCAAGACGTTCCAGGGGTCGCTGATTCCGGCGTTCTAG